A genomic window from Silene latifolia isolate original U9 population chromosome Y, ASM4854445v1, whole genome shotgun sequence includes:
- the LOC141627655 gene encoding uncharacterized protein LOC141627655 has translation MDLQKAYDTIEWDFLYQLLKAMKFPVQFRGWIYKYDLLIFCKGDADSIMIMLGPFSTFSKSSGLKMNKGKSNAYFNRVKDTLKRDIIQVSGMVEGKLPFRYLGVPTKTTRLNTQDCRPLIDKLIFAVQALLSKNKSDFITGECSMPEKNDKTYNQWIICDLLVLRWILHSIAQSLRENLQYPVSVKNLWSEIVERYGQPNILEIYEVQTTVLSMDPLPSINITSGLLQKIEMQKVINDSVNEFYVENSSYVIKKRFNNHNLHGQSSKKAKEDIAVSGFVAVCEHCNKPGYVIADCHRLKTCTFCNIKGHVLERYYMYKAFKMGKAKVNESFVTAANNVLIAHHDQDKEYADLSPIDSGIINSVMQQVSKAYSASAEIYLGTLLLTLQNIHTYLWIVDTGVSEHITFQYNLLHHVKTLAKPINVALPDGTLKKDPSNKSIVAVAHRTRDLNIINIKSRVTFPISHSSVPSKNVSTVFLSSKTTLADNKYFFRTKGIQHQRSIAGRPQQNGRVERKHRHLLNTTSALKFHFNVPINFWAKCLLTATYLINKMPTKLLTWKTPYEVRFGEAPQYDELRVFGSVCFATKHSSNKFKPRASKCVFLGYPFDQKGYKVYDL, from the exons ATGGACTTACAGAAAGCATATGATACTATTGAGTGGGATTTTCTGTATCAACTCCTAAAAGCAATGAAGTTCCCTGTGCAATTCAGAGGGTGGATATACAAGT atgatctttTAATATTTTGCAAGGGAGATGCAGACTCAATTATGATCATGCTCGGGCCTTTCTCTACCTTCTCTAAGTCATCTGGACTTAAGATGAACAAAGGTAAATCTAATGCATATTTCAATAGAGTCAAAGATACCTTGAAGAGGGATATTATCCAAGTGTCTGGGATGGTAGAGGGCAAGCTACCATTCAGATACTTAGGTGTTCCAACTAAGACTACCAGACTGAACACACAGGACTGCAGGCCTCTAATAGACAAACTCAT CTTTGCTGTCCAAGCTTTGCTGTCCAAGAACAAGTCTGACTTCATTACTGGTGAATGCTCTATGCCTGAGAAGAATGACAAGACTTATAATCAGTGGATCATATGTGATCTACTGGTTCTGCGATGGATTCTTCATTCTATTGCTCAATCTCTTCGTGAAAATCTTCAGTATCCAGTCTCTGTCAAGAATTTATGGTCTGAGATAGTTGAACGCTATGGTCAGCCTAATATTCTTGAGATATATGAA GTTCAAACTACTGTTCTTTCCATGGATCCCTTGCCCTCAATCAACATAACTTCGGGGTTGCTTCAGAAAATTGAGATGCAGAAGGTTATTAATGATTCCGTAAATGAGTTTTATGTGGAAAATTCTTCTTATGTGATCAAAAAGAGGTTCAATAATCATAATCTGCATGGACAATCTTCCAAGAAAGCTAAAGAAGATATTGCAGTAAGTGGTTTTGTTGCTGTTTGTGAGCATTGCAATAAGCCTGGTTATGTCATTGCTGACTGTCATCGCCTCAAGACTTGCACTTTCTGTAATATCAAGGGACATGTGCTTGAAAGATACTACATGTATAAGGCTTTTAAGATGGGGAAGGCAAAGGTCAATGAATCTTTTGTTACAGCCGCCAACAATGTGTTGATTGCTCATCATGATCAGGATAAAGAATATGCGGATCTTTCACCTATTGATAGT GGCATCATTAATTCTGTTATGCAGCAGGTTTCCAAGGCATATTCTGCTTCTGCTGAGATTTATCTCGGCACTCTACTGTTAACTTTGCAG AATATTCATACTTATTTATGGATAGTTGATACGGGTGTATCTGAGCATATAACTTTTCAGTATAATCTGTTACACCATGTTAAGACCTTAGCTAAACCTATAAATGTGGCCTTACCGGATGGGACACTAAAGAAG GACCCTTCAAATAAGTCAATTGTTGCTGTTGCACATAGAACAAGAGATTTGAATATAATTAATATCAAATCTAGAGTTACATTCCCTATTTCTCATAGTTCAGTACCTAGTAAAAATGTATCTACAGTTTTTCTTTCTTCTAAGACTACTTTAGCTGATAATAAAT ATTTCTTTAGAACTAAAGGTATTCAACATCAAAGAAGTATAGCAGGTAGGCCTCAGCAAAATGGGCGTGTAGAGAGAAAGCATAGGCACCTTCTAAACACTACTAGTGCTCTCAAGTTTCACTTTAATGTTCCTATAAATTTTTGGGCTAAATGCTTGCTAACTGCTACTTATTTGATAAATAAAATGCCAACAAAGTTGCTTACTTGGAAAACTCCATATGAAGTCCGTTTTGGTGAAGCTCCACAGTATGATGAGTTGAGAGTTTTTGGTTCAGTTTGTTTTGCAACCAAACATTCTTCTAATAAGTTTAAACCAAGAGCAAGTAAATGTGTTTTTCTTGGATATCCTTTTGATCAAAAGGGATACAAGGTTTATGATTTATAA